The Diceros bicornis minor isolate mBicDic1 chromosome 14, mDicBic1.mat.cur, whole genome shotgun sequence genome segment caacaattttctgtctccaagaaacacatctcagctctaaagacaaacacaggcttagagtgaagggatggaagatgatactccaagctaatggcaaacaaaagaaagcagctgttgccatacttatatcaaacaaagtagacttcaaggtaaaaaagacaatgagagacaaagagaggcagtatataatgataaaagagaccctccaccaagaggacataacacttataaacatatatgcacctaaaacaggagcaccaaagtacataaagcaactattaactgacctaaaaggagacatcaacagcAACaccataatagtaggggaccttaacgaCTCACTTTCAACGGTGGATAGAGgaaccagacagaaagtcaacaaggaaatagtggaactaaatgaaaaaatagaccagatggacttaataaatatatatagaacactccacccaataacagcagaatacacattcttctcaagtacacaaggaacattctcaaagatagaacatatattgggaaacaaggcaagcttcaataaatttaagaagattaaaatcatatcaagcatcttttcggaccataatgctatgaaactagaaatcaattacaagaaaaaagctgggaaagtgataaatacgtggagattaaataatatgctactgaacaaccaatggaacaatgaagaaattaaagaagaaatcaaaaaatatctggagacaaatgaaaatgaaaatacatcataccaactcataaaggatgcagcaaaagcggacCTAAGGGGGAAATTCAgagcaatataggcctaacttaacaaacaagaaaaatctcaaataagcaatcttaagctacacctaacagaactagaaaaagaagaaaaaacaaagcccaaagtcagcagaaggagggtaataataaaaattagagcagaaataaatgaaatagaaacatccaaaaaacaacaaccaaaaaaaaaaaaaaaaagaaaaaacacaatagaaaggatcaatgaaacaaagagcttgtCGTTggagaagataaaattgacaaacccttagccagacttactaagaaaaaaagagaaaaggctcaaataaataaaattagaaatgaaagaggagaaattacaacagagaccacagaaatacaaaggattataagagaatactatgaaaaacatacgccaacaaattggacaatctagaagaaatggataaattcttagcctaatacaacctcccaaaactgaaccaagaagaaatacagaattggaatagaccaatcataagtaaagagacttaaacggtaatcaaaaacctccccaaaaataaaagtccaggaccagatggcttctctggagaattctacaaaacattcaaagaagacctagtacctatctttctcaaactattccaaagaattgaagaagacagaacacttcctaacacattttacgaggccaacatcaccctgatcccaaagacagacaaggacaacacagagaaggaaaattacaggccaatatcactgatgaacatagatgcaaaaattctcagcaaaatatTGGCAAGCTGAAtaaagcaatacattaaaaagatcatacaccatgatcaagtggaatttataccaaggacacagggatggttcaccatctgcaaatcaatcaatgtgatacaccacagtaacaaaatgaggataaaaaccacatgatcatctcaagagatgctgagaaagcatttgacaacattcaacatccatttatgataaaaactcttaataaaatggatatagaaggcaagtacctcaacataataaaggctgtatatgacaaacccacagccaacatcatactcaatagggaaaaactgaaagccatccctctgagaataggaacaagtcaagggtgcccactctaaccactctcattcaacatagtagtgGAGGTTTTGgccggagcaattaggcaagaaaaagaaataaaatgtatccaaattggcaaggaagaagtgaaattttcACTGTTTGCAcgcaacatgattttatatagagaaaactaaggaatccattggaaaactatcagaaataatcaataactacagcaaagttgtagagtacaaaatcaacttacaaaaatcagttgcatttctatactctaacaaggaactaacagaaagagaactcaagaatacaatcccatttaagaTTGCAacgaaagaataaaatatctaggaataagtttaaccaaggaagtgaaagacctatacaatgaaaactataagacgttattgaaagaaattgatgatgacataaagaaatggaaagatattccatgcacatgtattagaagaataaacatagttaaaatgtccatactacctaaagcaatctacagattcactgcaatcccaatcagaatcccaatgacgttcttcacagaaatagaacaaagaatcctaaaattcatatgggtcaacaaaagaccccaaatagctaaagcaatcctgagaaaacagaacaaagctggaagcatcataatccttaatttcaaaatatactacaaagctatagtaatcaaaacagcatgatcctggtacaaaaacagacacacagatcaatggaacagaattgaaagtgcAGAAATAAAACCACGCATATATGGAAAGCTAATCTTCgataaaggagctaagaacatacaatggagaaaggacaatctcttcaataaatggtgttgggaaaacaggacagccacatgcaaaagaatgaaggtagaacattatcttttgccatacacaaaaattaactcaagagattaaagacttgaaagtaagacgtgaaaccataaaactcctagaagaaaatataggcaatacactctttgacatcagtcttagaaggatcttttcaaatactataTCTACtcggacaagagaaacaaaagaaaaaatagacaaatgggacttcatcggactaaagagcttctgcaaggcaaaggaaaccaggaacaaaatgaaaagacaacccaccaactggaagaaaatatttgcaaatcatatatctgacaaggggttaatttccaaaatatataaagaactcaaacaagtcaacaacaaaaaacaacccagtcaaaaaaatgggcagagaatatgaacagacatttttccagagaagatatatggatggccaacaggcacatgaaaagatgttcaacatcactaatcatcagggaaatgcaaatcaaaactacaatgagatatcaccttatacccgttagagtggctataattaccaagacaaaaaacaagggttggagaggatatggagaaaagctaaccctcatacactgctggtggaaatgcaaaccggcgcagccactatggaacaacagtacggagatttctcaaaaaattaaaaatagaaataccacatggcCCAGCTATCGCAGTACTggatatttatgcaaagaacttgaaatcaacaactcaaagggacttatgcacccctatgttcaatgcagcattattcactatagccaagacatggaagcaacccaagtgcccattaactgatgaacggacaaagaatatgtggtatatatatacaatggaatagtactcagccataaaaaaagacaaaatcatcccatttacaacaacatggatggaacttgagggtattatgtcaaTCCagataaaccagacagagaaagacaaacaccatatgacttcactcatatgtagaagataaacaaacacatggacaaagagaacagattagtagttaccagaggggaaggaggctgggggtggccataaggggtaaaggggcacctatatatggtgactgacaaataataatgtacaactgaaatttcacaatgttataaactattatgacttcgttaaaaaaaaaaaacaaaaacgaacaTCAGGCTTAGGAGACCTGGTTTATACTTGGCATGTTTGCTTACTAGCTGGGTAATCTGAGCACATCATGTTACCACACTGAAGTTTTTTGGTCTATAATGAAGGCACTTGTCTAGAAATCTTTTCAAGGAAATGATTTTAATCAATTCCAGGAAAGAAGTtgcaaatgaaaaatttttaagttgTACCCTGCTCACATTTTGAAAGCATGTGAATTCAGCTATGGGAGCTTCAATAGGGGCAAAAGTATTACTAAAATGTTCAAATTGCCattcaaatttaatttatatttattcctgATTGTAAATGCGATCACACTTAAAGAAGAATTGGGTTTAATCTTTCATTTGCATGGCCAGGGTTCCCTCAATTCCTTGCCACATCTTAAGGCTGCAGCACATACTTGAAGTGGGTCTATGGACCCAGAAAGGTAGCTTGATATTTCAGCAAAATCATCAGACAGTGGGGCTCTACTCTGCCCTGCTAAtcattgtgcctcagtttcctcattcataaaatgcAGATGAGTTACATCACCTACTCTGTGTGAGCAGAGCTgctgtaaagattttttttaactaacaTTTGAAATGGTAAGATctttgaaatgttaaatttttttttttactaatttttaagCAGTTTATTTGGTATTGATGATGCAATGCTTattcataaaaacaaaagcagaaacatACATACCAGGAATCCTATTGAGTGTCACCCAGAAATGTTCGTCAGGACTGTAGGTGTCCTTGGACCAGGAAAGTAAGTCAAGTGCCTGCTGGTCTTGGAGGACAAAGTTAGCGAATTCCCTTGTGAGGGCCACATAGGCGGTGCCAAAGTAAATGGTCATGTTGTGTGGAGGCAGAGGTTTTAAATTTGTTGTTCTAAGCACATAGGAATTGGTTTTGTGTAATAGTTCTCGGTGGACATATTTAGTCCGTCCAATGGCATGAGCTGGGGGCAGCACCCCTGGGGTGATGTTTTTCCCTTTAAATCCTTTCAGATACTGAactatttccttgttggtttTCAGGGGGAAATCTTGCCCACAGGCGTTGATGGCGTACTTCCATGGAACCTCCGAGGCCGCAAGATCTTTGATGCAGTTCAGGTCAGCCTGGAGCCTGGAAATCCCACCGTAGACAACTGGCTCCATCTTGGAAGCCAGGAAAGCATTGGAGAAGCAGCTCAGGAGTTGCTTCACTGCACCTTTAAATGTATCTGTCGCCTTTTCATCCACATGAACACAGTAGACATTCTGTGGCATGTAAATTGCCCTAAAGAGTCTCTCAAAAGTGCCAAAGTCTTTGTGGATGGTCAGCATGTAAGCCAAAGGGAACCCTGCCTCTTCTTCAGAGAGGGTTTCTGTTATATAGTGACTTTGAGCCACGTACTCATAGCAGGTAGATTCACTGAGGGTAGTTTTCAATGCATTCTCTGGTGGGTAAAACACCTTCCCCTTAAAAATCTGGTGACAGACTTCTGCTAACAGCGAAGCATTGGACAGAGATGCTCTCAGAAACTGTTTCCTCTCCCATAACTCATTATTGTAAATGAATACAAAAATCAGGACAGTGATAAGAGACACACTGAAAAGGCAGTGCTTCCAAGAGCCCATCATTCAAAACCAAGACAGGAGGAAGATTTCTCTTGAGATCTGATCAAAGTGTAGATATCTTTAACTCACATTTCCTCCAGAATCCACAATCATCCTTTTGGGAGACGCAGTTCCGTGGGGCTGTTCCGTGCCCTTCCAGTCGACAGCTCTTGGTCCTttttctgtctcccttccctcctcattTACTGCTGTGTTGTACTTCCACGTTTCTTTGACACATTTCTGAAGGTGCTCCTTTGGATTTGCTTGGCTCAGTCTCCCGCTGACCTGCAACCTGTTACTACACAAAAACAAGTTGGCTCAGTGACGCTCTGGTTCCAGTGTGTCCACCTACTCCCACAGTCAAATCACCAAGGACTGAGGTGACCATTCGGCAAGTCACTGCTCCCAAGACTTCAACCCCAGCCTCTTCTGTGTCAGCTCCCCGACTTCCTGTTAATCATTGCGTTCAACTGACCCAGTTTGTTTGCTTAAACAGTACTGCCAAGCTAAAAGCTTCAGTTCTAAGCATGTGAACACTGCCCGGAGAGAGAttctgtcaataaatatttagtgctTAAAAATAAATCGCTTAACCCTGTCttttcccacacacacacccctctccaTATTGGCTGAATATGCTATAAAGCAATGCATATGACTGGCTGTTGAGCCAAATTCTCTCCAGGGCTTAATTTTTTCTGCTGCTAGGTAAGGTATTTAAAAATGCACGTTAGCAAGCTTACCTCACCACCTAACTTACTACACAAAGTGGGCACTATGATGAATAAaggataacaaaagaaaaagaaacaaaaaaccaaatgAACTAACAGCTCCTTGTCCCCCCAAAATTGTGTAGAAGCTAAAGCTGAAGTTAGCAAATGTCAAGTTTATTTCACGCCAGCCCAAGGAGGATACAGGCGCAGCAGCCCGAtgcctggagagggaggagagaggagctgtCTCAGTTTGGGATGTTCCAGAACTTAACGAGACAGACTCTGAGATCCAGATTTATAAACCCTTTCAaagagtttccttatctgtaaaaaacGAGAATAATTTTACCACCTTCGTAGGTCagtggtgagaatataaaataagataaCATATATAGAGATCATTGCCACGCCCGGCAACAAATGGGACTGGGAGGGAAGGGTAAACAAGAACCCCTCCCCCTGCACTCACTCTCCAAGAAAATGACCGTTACTGCCTCTCTTTTGAAATCTTCTTGCTCGTCCCTTACTCCTTCCTCCGTGAGCCTGTGCCAATTAGATTATACATCTAAAATAGCACTGATCAGTTTTGCTTTATTTGGTAGTTAGCTACTCATGGGTGTGAAAGTGTGTGCTGTGCATGCCCGTAGAAGGGGTCTTAGGGCTCAGCTCACATGTTCTTCATCTGTTTCTAGCTCCCACCACTGGCTGCACATACTAGACAATCAAATATTTATCAATGGAGTGCTCAagtttttgtttccttatttccCTGATCACGTTAGTGTGAGATTCCAAATATTCATAATTTGTAATCTATATTTGTAACTGTGGATGTGGATACCTATTTTTTCCCAATACATCTTAATTATAAAGACAACATAATATTACAGATAGTTTGTGAACACAATGTTTTCCATGTGTATGCCCATAGACATACATGCTGTGATTTTACCAAGAACAAAGGGGAGATGTGAGTTTGCATCCTGAGTTTTGCACTTAATACCATAGCGTAACATTTTCCATAGTGCTCCTCAGTCTTCACTGGGCATTGTCTTCACAACCATTACTTTAGAACACAAGACTGAAattattatttgttgttgtttttaaccacCCCAGATGGTTACCAATTCTGTTTTGTAAGTATCAGGAGCACAGAAAATGATGATAAGAAAAGACCCAAGGAAATTCTCCAGAACTAGGTAAGTCAGTCTTCACTTGTTTTAGGAATCAGATTCTACAGCATGATTCAGGTGCATAGTCTTGTCTATATGACCCAAAATAGAATTCAATCAacccaaatatatatttacataattatcTTTCATGTGTCTGTCCAGAATTCTTTTGAACAAATCATTTCTTCAATACTGTAGTCATATAAGAGCAATGTTTTCTGAAATGATGACTaaaatttctctaatttttattttattttttaatatccctCTAGGTAGCCACTGTCCACATCAAACGAAATGGACTAGGGATGATTAAATGAGGGTGTCCCTACCTAATTATGCTTGTCTAAACTAGCTAAATAATTTTTACAGCTTTTTCTCCTAATATATCCAGATAATTACATCAGCTCTTCCTTTGTTTATTTTAGCTATCACCTCATTCTTGGCACAGTTCTATCCCTCCAGACATTTCATGCATaaaagcatctttaataatttGCCTGCTCTTCTCTGAATTTACAGCTCCCTGAATTTACGGTTACAGGGTGAGGAATAGATGCAATTTAGTACTTTGCTGCACCTTAATAGTAACCTCACCTGAAATGCTACGAGGGTCTTTTGATTTTGAGCTCTAGAAACATTCACAATTACTTTAAATAGTATGTTTGACAATGCTAGACATTTTTAATAGAAttagtattaattttttttctccatcaACCCAGTGCTCTCTGATGCTTACTGTCTTGGTGGTCCCGTGGGAAACTTGGGAAATGCTGATTCTCTTGACCCTCCTGGCTTTCCCGAGGCCCTTTGGCAACACACCACTAATCATTCTTCTAAATTCTGAGCTCTATGCTCTTGCGTTTGTGCCAAATAATACAAGGGGATGGTAATGAGTGACCGAAAAGAACAGCGATTCGTCATCCCAGCTTGAACATTAGCTCAAAGCTAACACCCCAAATTTTAAGTTGGAGGCAGTGATCAGGAAGGATAGAGTTCTGAAGAAATTGGGAACCAGTATAGACTTGTGGCTTGGTCTCTCAGTAAATGGCAGGGTGTATATTTATGTCCCAGAGTTTAATCTATACCAGCTTATTTCTACATAACGTATTCTCTTATAAATTCTCACTCTAggacataaaataatttttattctgctaACAAAACTGCAATTGGAGTTTTGTCTCAACAACTGAGTGTAGAAAGGGAGCAGAAGGAAAGGGCATCATTTCTCTGGATGTGGGTGCGCTGTCCATCATCCCCGTCTTCCTTATTCTTAGGCCATGTGATGCCCAAAGCACTTTTCACATATTCCTTTCAACGTGACATCACCTCTGTGCCCAAGTTAGAACCAGGGAAGCAAATGGAAACTTTCTCTGAGTCTACAAAAGCCTGCTGAGGTCACAGAGGAGGAGCAGCTTGGATTATATTGGTTTTAAGTGCCCTGGATGTTATGTCACTTTTCACTGTTCCAGCTGTTTCCCTGCCctggctctctcctctctccctcttctttattcttttatttatttatgtatctacTACAGTATTATTACATTCAGTACTCTGTTTTACCCTCATCAATTTTTTTTATAACCACAGGAAATAGCCTGAAGCAACAGGGCTTAAAATAGCTGAGAGTGTGGCCAAAAAAAGCCCTGGATTCTGTGTCAGAAAGTCTCCAGTTGGACCAAGGCCACTCTTGACAGCTTGGAGCCCTTGAACAAGTCATTTGATCTTCCACCTTGCAGCTTTCTCTTGGGGAAATGTGAGAAAACAACCCTGCAGTTACTTGGGGGTCTCCAACCTCCACTGTGGCTTCCTTCCTAGCCTGGTCACCCACACCTCTGAGTCTCGGTTTTCCTGTTCCCTGGTGGAGCTGGGAGGATTCCAGAAGTAATATACATAAGCATCCAGCTCAGGGCTGGCCAGAGACATCAGAGCTCATTTCAGACCTTGAGGGAAAGCCATGGGGGAGAAGAGTGCAGGGAGAAAATGGCAAGAGTTGCGGTAGTTTAACATAAAATAACTGGAAATAAGATAGCAGGAAAATGCATGAACAAGCTCGTGCTTGTCAAGCAGTCAACAAAATATCGCTGGGGCAATGCAAACCTGAGGCAAAGAGCTGAAAGATGACAATACCTCAGTACTAGGTAGAGTCTGTGCCCCAAGGTACTTTCCAGCTGCATTCTCACGTGAAAAGATACCTGGCAACCTGCAGTTTTAAATGCCAAGGGCTGAAGGAGGAGTCTGAGCCCAAAGACCTCAGTCGTCTTACCAGTCTAACCTCTCCCTGCTCAGAGAGTCCTCGGGTTTGAGTTCCGGCTGGATTTTAGAGGTTGCGTGTCCTGGGGAGAAGGTAGAACAGGGGTCCAATCCCAGTGCCAGCTTGGCTTTTTCACCTTTCTAGAtttctgttctttccttcctccactcTATTCCTCAAAAAGTCCTTAATTTGATTTTGAAGTTACAGGAACTTAAGCTCACTGCTCCCCCAAGCGTTCCAACTCCAAGAGAGACCTTGGGATTCTGTCCGCTGACAATGACGTGCAGAAAGAATGTGGTCTCCCTTCTTCCCATTGCGATATGCTATTCAATCagaacagactgcaaagaaacaGATCCCTTAAGCTTAGGGTCCCCCAGGCACTGGAATTGCAGTGTCCCCATTTCTTCCCGAAGCCCACAATCTACAAGGAACTCATTGATGCCTCCTCTCTATTTGGCCAATCCACCACTGGATGGGGAACGACCATCTTTACAAGAGACGACTATCAAAGGCCCAGATCGAAAAATAAGGGAAATAGAAAAGTAGCTTTGAGTTTGGCAGAACCTGAATTTACTTAGTAGATGTGTCTTTAATTCTGGAAGATGGACTTTTGTAGAACTGCAAAGCTACCTCATTACTTTTCTAGCTGGTCCAGGGCTTCATTTTCAATTTTACCTATTATCAAACGAAGTTCATATATCACAGGAATGTCATGGGGAGTGACTAACTAAATAAAGTACcaagtactttatttttaaacaccAGATGGTGCCAAGTACTGTAATAAATTCTGGAAACATTTTCCCCTTGCCTGAAGGGAACTGAGGATCATAATGCAAACCATTAAGTTAGAAATGAACATTGTcctttaataaaaagttaaaagttttAACTAAGATATATATAGATACTAATGATTTAACAAGACAAATGAAAGCTCATAGTCCCCAATAAGTACACCACATAATGAAACAACATACTAACATGAGCTAGTCTTTGAAAAACCTTTAGAAATGGAAATCTCATGTCCCACGATCAAATGATTCAttgactcattcaacaaatattttttgtgtaCTTTTACTTtttgctgggcactgtgctataTTCTGGAAATATAAAAGACAAATGTAGCCCAAATGAGAACAAGTCTACTGGATCTTAAATAAACTGCTATCAGGGATGAAGTAGAGGTAATGTTGTAGGAAGATCATCTCCCTCCAATCTCCTCCCTCCAGTAGTTTTCCAGCAAGTTGGCCCGTACCTACCTCTCTCTCAGTTCCCAGAAGGATCAAGTTGCCCAGAAGTGTCCTACAGCAAATACTCTCCGTCTCTTTAAGGCAAAGCCAGGTTAACAGCAGTGTTTAGAAGTAGAATAACAGAAGCTAGAATGTGGAAGTGCAAAGTTCTGTGTGCCTTTAGTCCCACCCCCAAAGGCCTGGACTTTAAAGTCTCAGCAATAAGAACTTTAGAAGGAGTGGTGCCTGCAGCCTTGATATCTCAAGTTACCGTAGTCCAGGTGCTATGCACTACCTGCTTATCCCTCCTGTTTTGAGTCTCACACTTCCAACTCCAGAAATGTTATAAGAAGCTGCACAGGGAAATAACCATGACaattattctctggtattttccTAAGCCTACCCTCCAATTTACCCACTCAGAGGTTGCTTTTCCCAGAGAATAAACTTTGGGATTCCCTTTACAGATCCTTTGTCCTGAAGGTTGCCCTGAAATTTAATTCCAGGTGGAAAGTCCTAAAGCCCCCGATGTGGAGTGACCTTTCACAGACTTGGATCTGTGTTCCTCACAAATGCCTTCCCACCGGGGAAGGGAAATCACAAGGTGGCAACAGGATTTCATAGATAAATGCCTGGGCTGGAAGTTCAGAGGCCAGATTCCAGCCTTCATCACACAAGTTGTataccttgagcaagtcacttctctcTGAACCCCAGGTTCCTCATAGGCCAGGCAAACAGGAGGGCTTATGTGCTCTTTACATACTCTTCCAGAAATGAATTATGACACATGTTCCCGGGAACAAGCTCAGTGTTATTTTGCATTTATCCAGGTTCCTCTCTTCCCATACACAGTTAGAAGCAACTTAGAAAATTCAATggggttttaaaaacaaaatttgtatGAGTAGACTCAAGGGAAGCCAGAGGAATAGCAAATCAACAATTCTTTAAATTACTATTTCCGAAGAGACTAAAAGAAGCCCGACTGTTTTAACAGAGTTTTCTTTTGAGTGTTGGGATTATGAAAAATTATTGTCTTCTATACACTTTTTcctgttttccatattttctaaaatggtcatgaattatttttctaattggaaaagaaaaatcttaatggCCTTGACAGGTTATCTTTTCCCTCACCCTATGCTGTGCTGCATGTGTTAGGCCTAGATCTACAATTCAGCTTCCTCGTTAGAATTCAActttctccatttcttcgtgGCCTGGCATTCTGTACCATTtgcaaaagtataaaaaatagacACCAGTTGATAGGAATTTTGctagataagtaaataaaatgcttCATATGATTCTATGTCTTTTACCAACAAAGGAATAAAATCATCGAATATCTGTATTTGTATACATCAGTGTTTTACAAACCCTTCCAGACGGGTTTGAAGATGGAGGTAGGAAAGAAGCAGCAGCTATTCTGAAGACGGAGGGTTGGGTCTTATTTTGAAAGAGTCAGTCAAGCCAAATCATCTCACGAGAgcttattttctcttccttggcAATTACCTAATTATTTCACTACGACCCTTAATAGATTGTGCCCATTCAAATTACCTTAGTCCTTG includes the following:
- the LOC131414151 gene encoding N-acetyllactosaminide beta-1,6-N-acetylglucosaminyl-transferase isoform X2, with protein sequence MMGSWKHCLFSVSLITVLIFVFIYNNELWERKQFLRASLSNASLLAEVCHQIFKGKVFYPPENALKTTLSESTCYEYVAQSHYITETLSEEEAGFPLAYMLTIHKDFGTFERLFRAIYMPQNVYCVHVDEKATDTFKGAVKQLLSCFSNAFLASKMEPVVYGGISRLQADLNCIKDLAASEVPWKYAINACGQDFPLKTNKEIVQYLKGFKGKNITPGVLPPAHAIGRTKYVHRELLHKTNSYVLRTTNLKPLPPHNMTIYFGTAYVALTREFANFVLQDQQALDLLSWSKDTYSPDEHFWVTLNRIPGVPGSMPNASWMGNLRAVKWIDMEDKHGGCHGHYVHGICIYGNGDLKWLINSPSLFANKFELTTYPLTVECLELRLRERTLNQSETAIQPSWYF